The Zeugodacus cucurbitae isolate PBARC_wt_2022May chromosome 4, idZeuCucr1.2, whole genome shotgun sequence genome includes the window ACACCAAATGCAAAAGCATGAATGTGAATCTGCTCGGCTAACAGGTACACaattattttgtggaaaaatattttgtgatcaCGGATTCACATTCTCAATGGTCATGCGTAGCGGTGAATCgggattttttcgtttttttttttggtagatTTTGACCAATTTTAACAGAGTGATGTGACGACTGCTTCCTACAACCATAGCTTggtttatctatatatatagatactgCCCCTTCTTCAGGCCTTCTTCTCAAAGTTGTACATCTAcagattaattaaattaaatttaataattaagaatCCAACCCAAAACCAGAATAATGTGTGATAATTTCTGTAAATATTAGACATTCAGTTGCTTCGAGGGTGATTCCTCGTTGTAATTCCTCTTTTCGATTCTAATTAGCATTTAATAGTAGATACAGAAAATGAAGCTATAATATCTGACAATGTTAGCTATAGTGTTTTCATTTCACACGACTGAGCCTTTCTTATATGAGTAGACTCATAGTGGTCCCTATACATATGCAAACTAAAATGGATAATCTCCGAAATGTCGCTGACACAAGATTTCCAAAGTTGTTATATTTGTACAAGATCTCTAAGATCACAGTTCTGATACCTACTTTTCCAGTCTAAGTGCTTCGGTTTCAGGATAAGTTGAATAAGCAATCAGGAAGCTCTCTTACAGCTCTAGTTTGTTGATTGattgtttataaaatactaTCCGCCTTTGTACTggcttaaacaaatatttcctagtgcgagcttgtatatttctaatagtttgttcttcaagccgctgcatacgctccgtactcgactctcaagcgcgtacttgggagattttgaaattttgttcagcaagcagctgcgagcactcgttactcgactctctaaaacgcgattgcgatgcgaagagaatgacttgcaagacgattttcagtttcagattaagattctccatcatggagtctttttgataccctcacctgggaactatttccagaaagttgagattctagcaataaatatagccaatgttactcggggtgaatgtagctttccaatggggaaagaattgttgaaatcggcACATTAGTTTTTGAGTTAATTCAATACAAAgaaacatacaaatctttcctctttataatagtagtataaatTATACTTTTCATAGACGATCCTGTATATGGCTTCTTTAGATTGATTTGGACTATTTATGGAAACCTCTTACTCGCATCAATATCTCTTGGTCTCAATACAATATTGGTTAATGCAAATTTCCGTTCAACTTAATGCTCTTATTTTTTGGAAAGAGAGGTTACCTACATATAATcagaatttcttttttaattttataaaaaaaaaacatttcaaatttaaagaGAATTTTGAGATCAGtaatgatataattatttatcTTATCTCAATGCTTATTAAGAGTTCAGAGGTGCATTTTGACGAAAATCAGACGCAGGAAGATATTATAAGTTTTGAAGACTCCCTTCAAGATcgacctatgtatgtatataggtacaACAATATTTCAAGTTTTGATCACGAACTGAACGATGAAACGGTCGAGATGTTTATATAACaatcgaaaatttttcaaatcaagtcaataatttcgaaaacagaaaacaatccaaaattttcaaaaacaaaaattttaaaatttagtgaCTGTCATCGTGTTGTCCTTTCCGATTGGAATGAACTTGtacaatgtatttaaaaatcattGCTTATGAAGTTTGTATTTTAAAGGAGACCATAACATGAAAAAATTCAGCCAAAGGACTGATAAAGGACCTTTTATTGCTATAGCATTCATATTCCCAAATTTATTCCCATTTCGTTTCTAGATATTAAGTTTTTATAGAGTCCTAGTATTCTTAGGCCATAAGGggcctagtgtaatggcctaaaaaaaggtgatttttgggaacttttattaaaaaaaatactttatcaattatttcaaaattttaagaatatatttataaatacatgtttcaagaatatacagtgaaatttttgaagaaaaaaatgaaatatttttaagttatagtcgatctcaaACGACGCGAAAAAAAGCTCCATCACTGCTGCAGTACAGTGGATTAaatctaaagaaaaaaatttcttgttaaactagataatattgtctaaaCAAAGactaaaattgacaatatggcggcgtttttaaaaaaatagtcgaattgtacccaaaattttggttgtttttggcctgccaaaattcgattttttgatcagatcaaaaatcgataggccattgtaaaaaaatgtaaaaaaaatttgatagtgatcggatcatttgtttttgagtaatctcTGCagtaaattcggaaaatgctgtttcaagaaaaacgcgtttaaagataaaatgatcgttttcactgttaccgagcggctgctctttaaattgctataactcaaaaactatttaagatatcgattttaaattttaatatgttatttttaaactaccgaaatatgaaaaataaattgttttttttttgaaatttcacactgggtgtgccccttaatttttatacttctttttcgatttttttcaaaattttcattacTGATCTGTAGTGCGTTTCTGTAACTTTTCGTTATGATATCGAAAGAAATATCACTTTTGCGTAACGAAAGATTTATAACGAACAATTGTTTTGAAGCGTTTCTGTAACTCAGAAAAGTCACCTTTCGTTATGGTTGTGGTGAGTCGTTATGAATGTTATCGAAAATGTGCTATAACTGAAATGAATGCATAAACATCTGTCAATGTACACGAATATAGTaagtttatatactatatacatatatattttgaatgtataaatttattatcaatgtTATAATTTCTTAGTGAATCAAATTATGATAGCTGCTGCATTATTTGCCTTATTAGAGGACCAACGGAATATGTTACGCGTTCATCGGCGACATCTGAGGGATACAACTGACCCATTTCATTTGCCGGAAGCTCGCTTTGAAGAGCTATTCCGTTTTAAAAAAGATCCCGCAATAGCCTTGTTACAAGAGCTAAGTCCTCATATGAAAAGTGGTGAAAGGCGTACGTTTGTCCCAAAATCATTAAGAATGACTGCAGCACTTCATTACTATGCAACAGGATCATATTTGAGAGACGTTGGCCAAGATTTTGTGTGCTCATTAAGCAAGACTGTTGTGTGTCGTGCAGTAAAAGAAGTCACAAACATCATTGAAGGAAAATTAAtgtgtaaatacattaaatttccaACATCTTTAGAGgaacaaaacaatataaaacaaacGTAATATTATGTCATTATATACGTCATTATATAGGTACATAAAAAACAtaagtgtttatatttttacagatttttttcaTCTACGGGTTTTCCTGGGTGCATTGGTGCTATTGATTGCACccatgttaaaattaaaaagccGGCCGCTGATGTTGAATGCTGCTACATAAACAGAAAGGGCTACTTTTCCAAAAATGTGCAACTTATTTGTGACTACAATTTAAACATAGTGTCTGGGAACGCGCGTTATGGTGGTAGTACCCATGATGCTTTTATTTGGGAGAACAGCcaatgtaaacaatttttggaAAGGCAAAACGCCAGTGATGTAGATTCAAGTTGGCTTATTGGTGATTCAGGCTATCCACAGCAACCATGGTTGATGACACCATTTCGAAATCCACAGACGATTGGGCAAAATAATTACAATGATTGCCACATTCGGGCTCGGAATTGTGTTGAAAGGCTTAATGGTGTTTTGAAAAAGGTATTTGGGTGCTTATCACATGAACGGGGTGTATTGTTTAAACCAGCATATGCTGGATCAATAATAAATGCGTGTTTAACCTTGCACAatatcagattaaaaaaaaatttaccaattCCAGACATAAACGTATCGTCAAATTTCAGTATGGAAGTTGACAATTTGGAAGAGAATCGTGAAAATTGTAGTGTGCTAAATCAAGGCAGAAGATGTCGGGATAATATAGtacgaaattattttaattaactaattattttaattataaaaaattcacaaattaattaacataaaaaaaaacaattcattttaaataattataataaaaaaaataaaatataatataaaaaaagctttgtttattatttttcgcataATTGTTTAAGCGAAGCGGCCATGGATTGCACGGAGGCACGAATGTCTTTCGCCACGGACAGCAACTGGTCAAATTCCTCCTGTCGTTTGCGTTCCTGCTCAGCAAGAGTGGTTTTCACTTGTTCAAATGCACTGAAGAAAGTGGCAGTCTGTCGCATTCTGTCTGGTGTGGGCGATGGCACTGTATTGGGTGTGGGCGATGGCAGTGCAGCATTTGCGGTTTTTTGAGGTGTATCCAACACGTCATCAAGTGATTTCTGCAATTCTTCATCTGCATTCATCTATATATGAATCTTTGTGATTaaaactcaatatttttttttgttatacgaTATTACCTCTTGAAACCCCGACTCCTTAGTAACGCCATCGCCATCAACAAGTGCAGTTGGGAAAAAGTCTAACACTTGCAGGTCCATACCATCTAGCGGCGCTGGACCTTCAGAGGCAGGACGATTTCCAGTAGCGTTCTGGAAACGCATAATTGCGGCCTGCTGCTTCTTTACGCCTGATTTCCAGTCTGCCCAGCACTgcgaattgaaataaatatcaattaatgCACaattgtacatacatgcatatgtttatatataatatactgaaCGAACCTTTTTCCACTGCTCAACGGTTTTACATGCTCTTCCGCATGCATTCAATTCCGCTGTGAGAGTTGCCCATACAGCATTAGCAGCTTTGCCGCTGTTTGGGCCACCAAATTGTCCGGTACCAACATTTCtatgatttttcaataaatctagtaatttttgtttttgttgtttggtaaCTTTTCCACTTCTTacttttttctgtaaataatataaacaatataaacataaacaaaacatcAAAATTTTTCCAGCTTACCTCGCTCATCTTTATTTTTCCGCAAAATAtcactgcaatttttttaatgatataataACGAATGTCATAAcgaaaaaaataacgaaaatgcttttcaccagaCTTACAGAAACACTACACTTCGTTATAATAGTGAATTCGATATATCGTTCGTTATTATGCATAACGAAAAGTTACAGAAACGCACTACtgtaattcattaaattaaataaaataattatattttctagtttgtattaatttccaaaataaataccGTATTTATTCCCCCTAGAATTATTCACTTCGTTCAATTTAATGCAGCAACGCCTACCAAATTAATATGCCAGACGATAATTTGCAAACACAGACACAGCCACATACATCTAAACTGGCTGGGCTTTGTGTGAacatgtgtgtttttgtgttgtcatgcttatgaacaattttgatttgttaAGCCAACAAACGCTTTGTTTTGATGTTATCGTTGTATGTTGTAAACGGTTTCCGTTGCATGTTCGCCACGAAACTTTAACGGAAGTAAACATTACAATATCCATGCTTTGAGCTTTTCCACCTCAAACCAACAACGTACCTTCCACCCACCCTCCTCACTCAAAAGTTAACGAAATAATtgacaaaacaaattttatgaggaATAAAGTGAGTGGCTGAGGATGTGAGGGGTTTATATGtttaaggaaataaaaattgcGCACGCAACTTGGTCGCAGTCGAATTTGATTGTTGTAGTTGCAAGTCTCCATCTagtaaaaatactattttttcgcTCTTTAAATGTGTTGACAGCCGCAATTTGTGCGCATtcgattgattaaaaaaatatgtaacaacTTGCCACATTTGTTTTACTGCCATCAACTCGGTCGAGTGGCATGccacacaacacaacgcactaCTGTGCCATATGTTGCCACAAATAACTGTCAATATGTGGGCCTTTTTACACGCTGCtaaacacttaattttattaatgcggCCCACCCAACATCGATACCCCAACGCAACAGCCAACAGTCAGTCACTCCTTTGGGGCagcaactatatacatatatactaaattaTTAGGTAGTGTGGCCCTTTGCTcccccttttttgttttttgagtgGCACCATGCAACGTTGCAAGCACtttgttgccacatttttgtaATGTGTGGCAAATGTGGCTCGCGTGGCTCCTTCTCTCTTTTCCTCTCTCAGTGTCTGCCCGTCAGCCTATTTGTGCCGTTGAAAGGTGGCATTATGCATGCCAAATTATTAGTTATTGTGTGCGGCTCATAAATTGCATTCTCATACCGTTGCGGTGGCATTCCTCATCGCTTGGTGTGAATAAATGACAAatttgctgtgtgtgtgtgtgcgcgcaatGGCAATTCAATCAtcataaatgcaattttatcaATTTCGCTGTTTTATTGCGATTGACATGTGTGAAATCAACTGTTACCGTTAGATTCATGCAGCGTGTTTATTGGTTTTGGAATTCCCTTTAGTGACAGCCACTTGGGGCATGGTAGTTAAATAGTGATTGTGGGTTTTATGTcatttgagtttttatttttagtttttttatgatttaaaaatagtcaTACTAAACTCGggaattcattattttattcaaaatattctaaGCGAGACATCCTGTGTATATATTGGTGGATTGTAACTGAtagtgtaattattatttttttgtttagaattaGAAAATCTATACGTTATGGCGTTCtgtagatttaaaataaaatgaaaagctaaacaaatatatatattttaataaaataaaatataaaaataacccaGTAATTATTTTCTCTAATTTCTATGAATTTCTGTATTGTCTAGAATAACctattcaaacaaatatttgaaatttatattttcacattttttctcaaaaaacaaaaaaaaaaaaatcaatttcaccAGTTGGCCACTATAATTAAAGATTTTGTATCAGTTTTCGGACGTATCAATTAGCAACcgtatcaaaaaaattatttacattattttcaaaatttttacagtTGGTAACCATGATTACATTTGTTTGTTCAGTTAGGGGGCaactattattaaatattctttatgaaatttggatttaaatgttatttaactaaaaaattactTAAGTTAGGAATTGAAGTGGCAACcctatgaaaaaatatattttgtttaaattaacgaACATGAGAAATcgtaatttctttatattttttaggtaATTAGTTcattaataaattaagaaaaatatatattttactcttACCAAAATTTACTTGGCAACTCTATaccggaaaaaaataatactaaagtgCTTGCTGATGATTATgtattattttcaacatttttaaaattcttggATTTGAAACagattctttaaaattttaagctgattaagtggcaactctattcagtataatttttttaacagttttctaaaattaaaaatattgtaccaCAATGactattttttcgaaaagtgtAGTGAAattgtcttaattaatttattaaaaagccaataaaaaatgtatgtgcTTCTTACCACTTCATCTAACCAAcggagaaattattatttatttactttttaatacaAGTACTTACCATTATTAAGTAGAAAACTTCCACGTAGAAAATGTAAAAGATTTTGAAGATTCACTCCAAAGTCGAAAGTCATTTGAAAAGTTAAAAGAAATCGAATTGTCTCTCAAATGTCTGCATTGATTACCAACTCTTTATGAAACTCatacacaaatataatataGCTCAATACAAGAACAGAAAGGAACACTTGGAATTACGGCTAAATTCCATCGGAGTTTATATGTggatgtatgagtgtgtgtgtatgtgcgtgcaAGTTCACAAGTTGATCGACTTAAAGTTTTACACAATTGAAATCCAATCAGACATCATTCATAATTCAAACGAATTACGCGCGCACTTTTCAATAACATATCATaagctataaaatattatgtatttatagacatacatacatacttacatattgaGGAACATAAagacacaaatatatattcacatgtGAGTTCATAAATAAACTATTCTGCTAAAGATTATATCCAATTGCTAAAAATACTTGCGAAGTTATATGAGAGGGTACCCTGTAGGAAACTTTTTTCTAGAATTCGAAAAATTGccctttgtttttcattttataatcagTATTTTTGAGGTTTGAGTTTTAAAGTCTTGAAATAAACTCAAATgatctcaaaatattttattttgttgaaaaaggaggaattttatatttcgaaaaatattcgaaaattttcgaaattttgtctttatatatttcttcaattCCAGCTTATTTACAGACAGTTTActtaagggggggggggggtgggGTAAGGtttcacaaattttgttttaaaattgtttttaattttttttctgaaccatcaatatctcaagaatattgtgttaaaatttaggtaattcggagaaaaactaacgaagttacaggaGGTTGAATaacccaaatatgtcatttttaaagtcggtgaccagcctacagaaaaaactactgcatcgatcgttttgaaattttgaacaaatattctagatatatatagctctcgaatgacgtcgagtttttccaaaaattgtaattactaacaattttacaataacaaataggtagatttttttcatttaaaatcgtcattttggcttgaaaatgataccaaaaattgaaaa containing:
- the LOC105219640 gene encoding uncharacterized protein LOC105219640 isoform X1, encoding MFCLCLYCLYYLQKKVRSGKVTKQQKQKLLDLLKNHRNVGTGQFGGPNSGKAANAVWATLTAELNACGRACKTVEQWKKCWADWKSGVKKQQAAIMRFQNATGNRPASEGPAPLDGMDLQVLDFFPTALVDGDGVTKESGFQEMNADEELQKSLDDVLDTPQKTANAALPSPTPNTVPSPTPDRMRQTATFFSAFEQVKTTLAEQERKRQEEFDQLLSVAKDIRASVQSMAASLKQLCEK
- the LOC105219640 gene encoding uncharacterized protein LOC105219640 isoform X2 → MSEKKVRSGKVTKQQKQKLLDLLKNHRNVGTGQFGGPNSGKAANAVWATLTAELNACGRACKTVEQWKKCWADWKSGVKKQQAAIMRFQNATGNRPASEGPAPLDGMDLQVLDFFPTALVDGDGVTKESGFQEMNADEELQKSLDDVLDTPQKTANAALPSPTPNTVPSPTPDRMRQTATFFSAFEQVKTTLAEQERKRQEEFDQLLSVAKDIRASVQSMAASLKQLCEK